The Psychrobacillus sp. FSL K6-4046 DNA window GTAAACTTCATTAATCGGTCGGTTTTTCCAAATAATTGATCGGTCTGCTTCATAATTACAATCAATATCTACCATACTTTATCTTGTCACTTTTTCTTGTTCTATATTCCTTTCTATCTCATAAAATATAGAGATTCTATTTCAGAATTAATTTATTTGATAAAGGGGAAAAGCACATGTTCGCAGTACATTTTTATGAAAATAATATAATTGTATTAACTCAAGCGTTAAGAAACATTCCTGCAGTAGACGAAGACTTAAAAATTAAAGGTCGCAAGTGCAAGGTTCTAGACGTCTCCTATAATGATAACAATCATGTGCATGTTCAAATAGAATTTGAGAAAATAGTAGAAAAAAGTAAAGCTGCAGCAGAGCTAGGCAAGAAGAAAAAGAGATAAATTAAAAAAGAGGAGAAAGTGTAAATTCACTTTTTCCTCTTTTTCTAATACCTTACTTGCCTGGTTTTCCGGGCTTCTCTGGCTTTGGTTTTTCAGGTTTACCCGGTTTATCTGGCTTCCCAGGTTTACCAGGCTTCTTTACTTCCTTTTCATAGCTCAGCTTAAAATCATCAAAGTATGCAGCTGTTGTAGTGAAGTAATTGGATGTTCCAGCAAATAGACGAGCATATTTTGCCCCCTCTGGAGCTGTAACGGTCGCTTTTACCGTCTGCCATTCCTTATGACCGTTACGGATATGGATAATATTTTCACCATCTCGATCACTACCTACTTGTATTCCCTTTTCGTCAAAATAACGAATAAAGAAGCTTACGCTACCGTCTTCTAAAAAGAGATTAGTAGAAGCTGTATACTCGATTCCTTCTTTTATAGAAATCGAATCGGTTTGTGCGAAAACAGTTTGCTTTTGATCGGTATCGTTAATTTTTAAGCTTTTCTTACCAGATTTTTTACGTAAATCGCTTATTTCAAAGGATGCATTGGATGGAAATGCTCCAAATAAGGATGACCAACCCGGTATGCTTTCTTTCTTGACCTTGTCTTCGAATCCTGCATTTTTAATCGGAACATTGACAGTCTCATAAATCGGTTCCTCAGGATTTACAACTTCTCCACCATCCACTACAGGAATCATAAATAGATGAGTTGCATCGCCATCTATATAATAGATATTTTCATTTCCTTCTTTGTCATTCGCTAGAACCATAAAATCAATTTCAGGTCCTGAATTGATTAATGAAACATGGTCTAGGTTTTCAGAGGAAGGGTCTATTACCGTAAGCTTTCCACCTACATCTGTGTATAGCAGACCATCTTTTCCAATTTCAATATGGACCGGTCTCCACATACCCCTATTTTTTATCTCTGGATATATATTTTTATACTTTATCACTTCATGAGTCGCAGGATCCATTGCAAAAATAATGCCGTCTACTGCGCCCCATAATGTTCCGTTATCATCAAACGTTAATCCGCTAATTATTGGAGGAGCATCTAGTTCTGGAATATCTAATTCAAATTCCTTCAATTTTTGCTCGCTTGCCATATCCCATATAAACATTTTTGCCTTTGACGTGCTCGGAGGAATATCAAGCCCCCCTCTTACTGTAGTGGAGCCGTAAATTAAACCGTCCTTATAGGCTAATCCAACAATACTTTGATCCTGAACCACATTACGATAAGTTTTTCTATCTCCCGTAACAGAATCATAAATCGTAAGTGCCCCGCCAAGCTTTTGATAATCCGGTATAGTACCGATTAATAATTTGTTTTCTACAAATTTCATAATGTACGGCCGATCCTGCTGCTCCGGCTTAAGATCAAAAAGTGTTTCTAACGCCATTGTTTCTGTATTCATCCTTTGAATAGCAGCACCTCCGTAAATCCCAAAAAATAAATCATTCCCATTTCCCGCTACAATTCCCTCTGCCTGTCCCTGGGAATACGTTACAAATTGCCCTGTTTGGATATTATATTTCGAACCCTTTGGTCCCCCAGGATAAGTAGTCATATAAAGATTACCATCTGGACCCTCCCCAAGGTTATGAAGTTTAAGTGGAAGTGCTTGCATAGCCGTTGGCAGGGTAACAGTTTTATTTGTCTCTAGATTTGCAGCAAATATTTGGCCTGTCCTATTCATTGTTACTAGAGAGAGACCTGGAAGATCTTCTCTTCCCATATCTACAAATGCCCCTCCTCGTAAGCCAGCTCCATATCTAATCCCTGTTTCACGCGTCTCCAATGTATTGATATCAACTTCTACAATGTGACGATTGTGAATTACATACGCCTTATCTCCATTGACCGGTAACTGGATAAAACCAAAGCTTCCAAAATCATCTGCTGATCCATCATGCAGTTTTCCAAGCTTTTTATCTGACACCCATTCTTGGTTAATCAAATCATAAAAAAGTATAGCCGATTCGCCTCCGTCATCAAAACGAGCAAATAGATAGTTACCGACGACCGCCATATCATAAACGAATTTAATCTGGCTGACAGGCTTCCCTAAAATGTCAGGTACATTTTTTGTTATTTCTTCTTTTTCCATCGTTTCTACATTAATACGATAAACCTTTCCTTCCACTCCTAAACCAGCATATAAGTATCCATCATGATATTCGAGAGAACGAATATAACTAGCATTGTCAGCATCAATCTTTCCAAAGTCAACGAAAGACTTAGTGGCACCATCATACTTATAAATACGCCCATTGCCTTCCGCATACGTACCAATATATGCGTTTCCATTATCATCCGTAGTACTACTCCATGCTTGGTGTCCAGCATTAGGTGTTCCTAGCTTTTCGACAATCTTTGTTGTTGGAGAATAGCTCCAAAGCTCTCCTACATTTCCTTCTCCGAGTGCAGCAATATACACTGTCCCATTAGAAGCAATAGTATGACTCCACACTTGAGATACCTTTGCTAACTGCTGAGAAAATATTAGCTTATTATCCTTTACATCTACTACATTAAATACACCACCATTTGCTGTGGCATAAACTACATCTCTACCATTTTCTTTTCCAAAAGCAGCGTTTAATAGAACAACTTCTGAGGCACCTATTCCGAGATTTACAGGGGACTTAAATCCCCTATCCTTAAGCTTTGCTATTACATCTTCTTCTACAGAATTAGCAAAACTAGTCATAGGCAAAACAGCAAAGACTAACATGATGCTTAGAAAAAGAGAAACAGCACGAATAAATTGTTTTCTCCCCATTAAACAACCTCCTTTATCAGTATAATTACAATTTTCAGTATATTATCCCTTTATAATTATAGATATGTCTTAAAAGAGTCTTAATTATAGTTGATATATAATACCTACCTTAATCTATTAGGTCTAATGATTTAGATGCTCTTTACTTAAAACAAAAAAACCTTCCAAACATATTTTGTTTGGAAGGTTCTTGTTGATACTTATTGATTAAGAAAGTTAATTTCATTAAATAAAAGTCAAAACCAGAATCTATATTTCACGTTCCACAGAAAGTTTGATATCCACAGCTTGAGTCTGGTGGAAGCTTCGAGTACTCTTGGTTATCGGCTGAATAATCGTAAGGGTTTTGAAGCACTGCCACTAAACTTTCCATCACTTGATAGTCTCCTCTATCAACTGCTGCCTCTAGCGCCTCTTCCACACGGTGATTTCTCGGAATGACAGAAGGATTATGTTGCTTCATCATTTGTGTTGCTTCTTGTTTTGATTCTTGTTGTTTTTCTAATCTATCTAACCACTTTGTATGCCATTTATTAAAATCAGCTGATTTAAAAAGTTCATTTTCATCTAGCTCTTCCATAGTTAGAGCTCGGAAGGTGTTTGTATAGTCTGCTTTATACTTCTGCATTAGTTCTAGAAGCTCTTGAACGAGGGCTAGATTTCCTTCTTCTTCATGGAATAACCCTAGTTTAGCTCTCATGCCTTTTAGGTAATTTGTTTGGAAATGCTCTGGATAGGCAGATAACACTTCCTGTGCAAGTTTTATTGCTTCCTCTTGATCTTCATGAATAAGGGCCAATAAACTTTCTGCAAGTCTAGCCAGATTCCAGCCACCAATACCAGGTTGGTTGCCGTATGCGTAACGTCCTTGCGTATCAATTGAGCTAAATACAGTGTTCATATCATAGGTATCCATAAACGCACATGGGCCATAGTCAATAGACTCTCCGCTGATGCTCATATTATCTGTATTCATCACTCCATGAATAAACCCTACTAGCTGCCATTGAGAAATAAGTGATGCTTGACGCTTCGTTACCTCCTCGAGGAAAAGTAAATATTTGTTCTCTTTATCCTCCAACGCAGGATAATGTCTGTTTATCGTGTAGTCAGCTAGTGCCTGTAAGTCCTCATATGTCCCGTAGGTTGCAGCAAACTGGAACGTACCAACTCGAATATGACTGTTAGCGATTCTCGTCATTACAGCCCCTTGTTGAAGTGTTTCTCGGATTATTGATTCGCCAGTAGTTACAACTGAAAGACTACGTGTCGTCGGTATTCCTAATCCATGCATCGCTTCACTAATAATATATTCTCGAAGCATAGGACCAAGTCCAGCTCTTCCATCTCCTCCGCGAGAATAAGGAGTTTTACCAGAGCCTTTTAGTTGTATATCAAAACGCTTCCCATCAGGGGTTAATTGTTCTCCATACAATAATGCCCGACCATCTCCTAGCATAGTAAAGTGTCCAAATTGATGACCAGCATAGGCTTGTGCAAGAGGCTTACTTCCTTCTGGAGCACTATTTCCAGCTAGTATTTGTAGACCTTGTTCACTTTTAAGATAGTCTTTATTCAATCCTAGCTCAGTGGCTAGTGATTCATTTAAAACGGTAAGCTTAGGGGAGCTAACAGGATTAGGATCTATTATTGTAAAAAACATTGGCGGAAGACTAGTATAACTATTGTCTAGATTCCATCCAGCTTGGTTTTGAGTTTCTGACATCGAACCTTCCTTTCTTATCAATTACTTTTTTTCTTATGTATTTATTATACCCTTCTAAAATGTGTGATACGCTAATTTAGAATTTCTATACAAAAAAAAGAGCAGCAGTCGCTGTTCTTTTTCTAGGTTTATACCTATTTTTTAAATCGGCTTCTCACTCCAGTTAACATGATTTACACCATAAATATTAATTTTTCCAAGGCTTAAAACATGAGGAATATAGGCAAACATCCCGAAGTTTTTACCTTTCTTACTTTCTTCAGCAAAGTAGATTAATGTATTTTCGGGGATTGCATTTAACATTGGAAAAGAGTCCATTTGAATAATTTCCACTTCCTCTTCAGGTATATCTGAAGATGGTCCCTTGTAATTGTCTTTGCGATAATAATAGATTGCATTTAAGTTATCATGTAGTCTTTCAATTGGGATTTCATAAAATAATAGGTCCTTTTTTATGCTTACCCCTAACTCGGACAATGCTTCAAAAATGTAGTTTGGATGAAGTGGCAATAAAAATATAACATCATTTCACAAACAATCTAGTTTAGGTATTTTCCTCTGCAAAAGACTTTCCCTTTCTGGACTGTTACGATATTTCTCGCTATATTGCTTATAAAGCTCGTTGTCTAAGCCTTTTATATAATTTAGCGGTAATAGTTCATCGCCAATCATTTTCTTTGGTACCATATGATATAAAAACTCCATTGAATCCCCACATTCTATTGCAGTATTTTAATTATTTTTTTCATCGCATTCTCATTGCACTTGTTCTCAAAATGAGCAATTAAATAGTCTTTAGATTCCTGTCTACTAGGGCCAAGCTTCTGGATCCCATTTCTGATAGTCCATGCATCATAGGTTTCAAAGGCTGTGGAGTTCCAACCATTTTTCTCTCCATGTTCATCTGTCTTCTCTTGAATTCCAGCAATTACGATATCCATATAACCCTGAAGTTCTAACAATGCATTTTCAAAAACTTTCTTTTGCTCCTTTTGTATCAGACCCGACTTTTTCCGTAAAACTCTAGTATCTATTCCCTGTTCTTCTTGAATTAATTGAAAAACTACTAAAGCCTCTCTTGATAGTTTGCCATCTGCAAAACGTTGTTCGACTGAATCTTCTTCACCTAAAACCCTTTTAAAGTATGGGAGTAGCTCCCTTGAAATGAGCACCGACTTTTTCTTAATAAACTTGCCGTATCCTGCCGTTCCATCCATCGAAAATTGTGTCCTCCACATCCATGGATCAAATTCTGTATCTGAATGCCAGACTTCTTTAGCAGTTATACTTCCTAATGAAGGATAATCAGGGATAAGAGGCGCAAGGGGCAATAGCCCAAATTCTTCAATTATATGTATAGCTTCCTTGTAGGTTTTAATTTGTTTATGCATAGTGATAACACTCCTTATTTAAGCGCTAATTGGACTGAAAGTTGGATTTTTTCCTCGAAACGTCCAGTAGGTTCAATTTTTAGTAATTCCTCTCTTAAATGCCTTTCAAACACATGAGAATTGTAACCTAAAAAATGTTTAGCACCATAGGAGGATGAATATATATTGCCGATTATAGAATCTATGTTCCAGCTATGTTGATATGGTGGAAGCTCAATGGTTTCCAAGTCAAAGTTAGAACGATTAATAAGCTGTTCATAAGTCTCACTCGGCGGTTGATAAAGCGTATTTCCTGCTTTTCGTTCTCCACCATACCAATACTTCATAACTTCATCCACTTTGAGTTCCCACAAACTAGGCGTGACTTTGGTGAAAGCAGGGTCAATAATCGCGATACCGCCTCCTGGTGAAACCATACTAAACAACAGTTCAAGTGTTTTTTCACGTTCCATCCAATGAAAAGCTTTGGCAATTGTTACTAGCTTAAATGATTCCTCATGATTAGTTTTATAATTATCCAAATCGCCTAGAAACCACTCGAAATTACTAAATCTAGACTCCTGCTGTAAATGGGTAGCCTGCTGAATCATTTCTGCTTCCTGGTCTATTCCCACTATTCTTTCAAACCAATCGACAAATCTTAACGCAAGTCTTCCATCACCACACCCTAAATCTAACATTTGTCCCGTTCCGTCTAAAGCGAACCTTTGGATTAAAAATCGAATCAGAGTAGCTGGGTATAGAGGTCTGTACCGGGAATAATACAAAGCTGTTCCTGTGAACAATTCATTGCCATACTTATTCATATATTTATATAGCCTCTCTTTCTAGAGAACATAACTTGCTTACTGTAGTCATTCTACGAGAAACCTATTTATAACTTGTGTAAATAACTCTTTTTCTTCTATGAATGGATAGTGATTACTTTGTTCGAATATATCGAGCGTGGAATATTCTAGTATTTCATGCATTTCTAAAGAAAACTCTACTGGACACTGAACGTCATGTCTCCCACACAAAATATGAACGGAAGTTTTGACCTTATCAAGTTGACGTGTCACGTCGTAAATCAGAGCCTCCCTCCCAAAAAAGTTTAGTCTGCTAGCACATATTTTTTTATGTATGTTACTCGAAAAAAATGATTCATAATTATCAGGTCTATATAAAGAAAATTGAGTTCTTTCTTTTGAGAGTTGATAGCGTTCTTTTATTGTAAGAAGTGGATTTTTTAAAAGTTGCATTAATTCTTGCATTCTTTCATAATTCGGGTGTTCTTCATTATAAATACACTTAGTTGAGGAAGAACTAAACTCTCTTGCCGAAGATCCCACAATAATAAGAGATTTAAGAGATTCAGAAAAATGGATACCATAAAGTAAACCAATCATTCCACCTGTCGAATGTCCAGCAAAAATCCACTTCTCGTAACCATAGGCCTGCCGTATGGACTCTAAATCAAGTACTGCGTCAATCATACTTAATTCGTGTGGAGAACTAGGCTTGTCTGTGTTACCTGCATCTCTCAGGTTTACAAGAAACACTTTGTTTGTACTTGTAAAAGTATTAGCAAAATAATCACCACTATCATCGAATTCAGAGTAATGGTGTGTAACGCAAACCGGCTCTCCCTTTCCTTTTGTAAACACCTCAAAACTTCCTCGAGAAGTTTCTATCATTTGATGTACCCATTTAGACATAAAACTGCTCCCACCAATCATGTTTTTTGAAAAACTGCTGTCATAAAACCAGCTAAGCCAAGCATTTCTGCTGGTGGTTTTATTTCCCTCATTTGTCGTATCTCTATCTCCTTAAATCCCTTAAAGACAGCTCGTAATTTAGTTTCATCATACCCAAGTCCACCTTTTAAGCTTAGTGAACGATAAACCTCTTCGTCCGAAATTGTCGCTCCACCATATTCGCCATTTGGAGAAAAACAAGTGATAGCAAAATAGCCTCCAGATTTAAGTGCTCTCTGTATTAGTTGGATATAACTCATTCGCCGATGAGGAGCGATATGGTGAAAACAACCTGAATCATAGACAATGTCATAGCTATCTTCCTGAATATTCAGCTCAAAAATATTTTGACAGATGAAGTTAACATCAATATTTTCTTTTTTTGCTCTCTCGGTTGCCCATTGTATAGTCTCTTTTGAAATATCAACCGCATCAACTGCAAATCCTTTATTTGCTAAATAAATGGCATTTCTGCCAGGTCCACATCCTAGCTCTAACACATTACCTTGTTTAAATATATTTCGTTCCACATATTCTACTAAATTTTCATCAGGCTTTACCGTAAAAAAAGGAACCTCTCTTTTCCGATCACGATAAAAATCGTCCCAAAAAAATTTTGGTTCCCTTAAAAGACTGTCTAACACTATTAATAAATCCTCTTGTTCTGTTATCAATCGTTCCATAGCCTAGACCTCTTTCATTAATCAATAAAATAAGGAT harbors:
- a CDS encoding carbohydrate binding domain-containing protein; translation: MGRKQFIRAVSLFLSIMLVFAVLPMTSFANSVEEDVIAKLKDRGFKSPVNLGIGASEVVLLNAAFGKENGRDVVYATANGGVFNVVDVKDNKLIFSQQLAKVSQVWSHTIASNGTVYIAALGEGNVGELWSYSPTTKIVEKLGTPNAGHQAWSSTTDDNGNAYIGTYAEGNGRIYKYDGATKSFVDFGKIDADNASYIRSLEYHDGYLYAGLGVEGKVYRINVETMEKEEITKNVPDILGKPVSQIKFVYDMAVVGNYLFARFDDGGESAILFYDLINQEWVSDKKLGKLHDGSADDFGSFGFIQLPVNGDKAYVIHNRHIVEVDINTLETRETGIRYGAGLRGGAFVDMGREDLPGLSLVTMNRTGQIFAANLETNKTVTLPTAMQALPLKLHNLGEGPDGNLYMTTYPGGPKGSKYNIQTGQFVTYSQGQAEGIVAGNGNDLFFGIYGGAAIQRMNTETMALETLFDLKPEQQDRPYIMKFVENKLLIGTIPDYQKLGGALTIYDSVTGDRKTYRNVVQDQSIVGLAYKDGLIYGSTTVRGGLDIPPSTSKAKMFIWDMASEQKLKEFELDIPELDAPPIISGLTFDDNGTLWGAVDGIIFAMDPATHEVIKYKNIYPEIKNRGMWRPVHIEIGKDGLLYTDVGGKLTVIDPSSENLDHVSLINSGPEIDFMVLANDKEGNENIYYIDGDATHLFMIPVVDGGEVVNPEEPIYETVNVPIKNAGFEDKVKKESIPGWSSLFGAFPSNASFEISDLRKKSGKKSLKINDTDQKQTVFAQTDSISIKEGIEYTASTNLFLEDGSVSFFIRYFDEKGIQVGSDRDGENIIHIRNGHKEWQTVKATVTAPEGAKYARLFAGTSNYFTTTAAYFDDFKLSYEKEVKKPGKPGKPDKPGKPEKPKPEKPGKPGK
- a CDS encoding YdiU family protein translates to MSETQNQAGWNLDNSYTSLPPMFFTIIDPNPVSSPKLTVLNESLATELGLNKDYLKSEQGLQILAGNSAPEGSKPLAQAYAGHQFGHFTMLGDGRALLYGEQLTPDGKRFDIQLKGSGKTPYSRGGDGRAGLGPMLREYIISEAMHGLGIPTTRSLSVVTTGESIIRETLQQGAVMTRIANSHIRVGTFQFAATYGTYEDLQALADYTINRHYPALEDKENKYLLFLEEVTKRQASLISQWQLVGFIHGVMNTDNMSISGESIDYGPCAFMDTYDMNTVFSSIDTQGRYAYGNQPGIGGWNLARLAESLLALIHEDQEEAIKLAQEVLSAYPEHFQTNYLKGMRAKLGLFHEEEGNLALVQELLELMQKYKADYTNTFRALTMEELDENELFKSADFNKWHTKWLDRLEKQQESKQEATQMMKQHNPSVIPRNHRVEEALEAAVDRGDYQVMESLVAVLQNPYDYSADNQEYSKLPPDSSCGYQTFCGT
- a CDS encoding class I SAM-dependent methyltransferase, with protein sequence MNKYGNELFTGTALYYSRYRPLYPATLIRFLIQRFALDGTGQMLDLGCGDGRLALRFVDWFERIVGIDQEAEMIQQATHLQQESRFSNFEWFLGDLDNYKTNHEESFKLVTIAKAFHWMEREKTLELLFSMVSPGGGIAIIDPAFTKVTPSLWELKVDEVMKYWYGGERKAGNTLYQPPSETYEQLINRSNFDLETIELPPYQHSWNIDSIIGNIYSSSYGAKHFLGYNSHVFERHLREELLKIEPTGRFEEKIQLSVQLALK
- a CDS encoding alpha/beta hydrolase translates to MSKWVHQMIETSRGSFEVFTKGKGEPVCVTHHYSEFDDSGDYFANTFTSTNKVFLVNLRDAGNTDKPSSPHELSMIDAVLDLESIRQAYGYEKWIFAGHSTGGMIGLLYGIHFSESLKSLIIVGSSAREFSSSSTKCIYNEEHPNYERMQELMQLLKNPLLTIKERYQLSKERTQFSLYRPDNYESFFSSNIHKKICASRLNFFGREALIYDVTRQLDKVKTSVHILCGRHDVQCPVEFSLEMHEILEYSTLDIFEQSNHYPFIEEKELFTQVINRFLVE
- a CDS encoding class I SAM-dependent methyltransferase: MERLITEQEDLLIVLDSLLREPKFFWDDFYRDRKREVPFFTVKPDENLVEYVERNIFKQGNVLELGCGPGRNAIYLANKGFAVDAVDISKETIQWATERAKKENIDVNFICQNIFELNIQEDSYDIVYDSGCFHHIAPHRRMSYIQLIQRALKSGGYFAITCFSPNGEYGGATISDEEVYRSLSLKGGLGYDETKLRAVFKGFKEIEIRQMREIKPPAEMLGLAGFMTAVFQKT